The following coding sequences are from one Capsicum annuum cultivar UCD-10X-F1 chromosome 3, UCD10Xv1.1, whole genome shotgun sequence window:
- the LOC107863608 gene encoding ubiquitin carboxyl-terminal hydrolase 26 isoform X1, giving the protein MMGNNRPNTRSKGKRNRTNDYAEIAAEIYRNVLSTSQVTEDDINQLYMIWKPACQGCRVNTKDNPNCFCGLIPPPNGSRKSGLWQKSSEVVNALGPDPSDDHRASPETPAGLTNLGATCYANSILQCLYMNKSFREGVFSIEPDVLKQQPVLDQLARLFAKLHLYKMAFVDSAPFIQTLELDNGVQQDSHEFLTLLFSLLERCLSRSRVLKARTIVQDLFRGGVSHVTMCSKCGNESEASSKIEDFYELELNVKGLKNLDESLDDYLSLEELQGDNQYYCDSCATRVDATRSIKLRSLPAVLNFQLKRCIFLPNTTTRKKITSAFCFPEELNMTKRISEHFQSELIYDLSAILIHKGSAANSGHYVAHIKNENTQQWWEFDDEHVSNLGCQPFGKGPSHSAVNPSQTEQLDHSSSDVIIENGNGPDTGERQASNTDVTEVKTFSSCDAYMLMYVLRRPKNGDKMSIGSIDDKAEKEACTSLEFDGHLPSHLYEEVEKLNDSYVDSCEQYKVKKESELNCITERRQEVRSILSKTAVQSPEESYFWISMDWLRQWADNIMPSIIDNTSLQCTHGKVPISKIGSMKRLSCEAWTMLFSKYGGGPTLAMDANCIDCLFEVAQTMARADNYRDRRTLMKELAEAALAGDCPDEKLFYISKPWLQQWLRRKNVDSPCEADSGPTASIRCPHGQLMPEKASGARRVLIPENLWNFIREIAMAVKPDDSVGCSTFFSDSEPCTECSNQLTEVACLEDTLREFKLRQRQCHEKLAMGKSIAILPGIRYYLLPSSWLSKWKSYSNASGKSVSCAEPETLDAVIDFLMCEKHSRLLERPPDLACKRGSILQKSPATDTLTIITDNDWKLFCEDWGCTEAKGITAEIDCLGNNFLGSSEDMTISEEHMNLNDESNVGVESRRLIIKISPEFHTFQVCEECIAERESCELMRKLNYTNEDICVCFIRDKEPPKSVLEASVNSLEPNRRASKRSRKTAFGNSVNLNVSGSTSVYKLKMLIWEAFGIVKENQVLHKGSVVIDGESACLADLNIFPGDVLWVTDSEIHEHRDIADELSGQKVEAKNTEEGFRGTLLSSSISSQFVSEASACLN; this is encoded by the exons GAATGTTCTATCTACCAGCCAGGTGACAGAAGATGATATTAATCAGCTGTACATGATATGGAAGCCTGCTTGCCAAGGATGTCGTGTCAACACCAAAGATAATCCCAATTGCTTTTGTGGATTAATTCCACCACCAAATGGTAGTCGCAAATCTGGGCTATGGCAGAAGTCATCCGAAGTGGTCAATGCTCTTGGTCCTGATCCTTCAGATGATCATCGTGCATCCCCGGAGACACCTGCTGGGTTGACAAATCTGGGTGCGACATGCTATGCTAACAGTATTCTGCAATGCCTGTATATGAATAAGTCATTCAGGGAGGGTGTGTTCTCTATTGAACCAGATGTTTTGAAACAACAACCAGTGTTAGACCAACTAGCACGACTGTTTGCAAAGTTACATTTGTACAAAATGGCTTTTGTTGATTCTGCTCCATTTATCCAAACTCTGGAGCTAGATAATGGCGTTCAGCAGGACAGTCATGAGTTTCTGACCTTGCTCTTCTCTCTGCTTGAGCGATGTTTGAGTAGGTCTAGAGTGTTGAAGGCCAGAACAATTGTCCAAGATCTTTTCCGTGGAGGTGTGTCACATGTGACTAT GTGTTCAAAATGTGGAAATGAATCTGAAGCTTCATCAAAAATTGAAGACTTCTATGAGCTGGAGTTGAATGTCAAGGGTTTGAAGAATTTAGATGAAAGTCTGGACGACTATCTTAGCTTAGAGGAGCTTCAAGGAGATAATCAATATTATTGTGATTCATGTGCTACCCGAGTTGATGCTACTCGTAGCATTAAATTGCGCTCTCTGCCTGCAGTCCTAAATTTCCAGCTTAAGCGTTGCATTTTCCTTCCAAAT ACTACTACGAGGAAGAAAATCACATCTGCATTTTGTTTTCCTGAAGAGCTGAATATGACAAAAAGGATATCTGAGCATTTCCAATCAGAACTAATATATGACTTATCAGCTATACTGATCCACAAAGGCTCTGCTGCAAATAGTGGCCATTATGTAGCTCATATTAAAAATGAGAATACACAGCAGTGGTGGGAGTTTGATGACGAACATGTTTCAAATTTAGGCTGTCAGCCATTTGGTAAAGGTCCTTCGCATTCTGCTGTCAATCCTTCTCAAACTGAGCAACTTGACCACTCTTCTTCTGATGTAATTATTGAGAATGGGAATGGGCCTGATACTGGGGAACGGCAAGCCTCAAATACTGATGTCACTGAAGTTAAGACCTTCTCGTCTTGTGATGCTTATATGCTGATGTACGTCCTTAGACGCCCAAAGAATGGTGATAAAATGTCAATTGGCTCTATTGATGATAAAGCGGAAAAAGAGGCTTGTACATCTTTGGAATTTGATGGTCATCTTCCATCCCACCTCTATGAGGAGGTAGAAAAACTGAATGACTCATATGTTGACTCATGTGAGCAATACAAAGTGAAGAAGGAGTCTGAGCTGAACTGCATCACGGAACGGAGACAGGAGGTACGTTCAATCCTTTCTAAAACTGCAGTCCAATCACCAGAGGAATCTTACTTTTGGATATCTATGGACTGGTTGCGTCAATGGGCAGACAACATCATGCCATC AATCATTGATAACACTTCCCTACAATGCACACATGGGAAAGTACCAATTTCAAAGATTGGCTCTATGAAGCGTCTGTCTTGTGAAGCATGGACCATGTTATTCTCTAAG TATGGTGGAGGACCAACACTCGCAATGGATGCTAACTGCATTGATTGCCTCTTTGAAGTGGCTCAGACAATGGCGCGTGCAGATAACTACCGAGATCGAAGAACCTTAATGAAAGAACTTGCAGAAGCAGCCCTTGCGGGTGATTGTCCAGATGAGAAGCTGTTCTACATATCAAAGCCATG GTTACAGCAGTGGCTCCGAAGGAAAAATGTAGATTCTCCTTGTGAAGCTGATTCTGGACCAACAGCTTCAATAAGGTGTCCTCATGGGCAGCTGATGCCAGAAAAAGCTTCTGGTGCTAGACGTGTGCTGATACCCGAGAATCTTTGGAATTTTATTCGTGAGATAGCTATGGCAGTAAAACCAGATGATTCTGTGGGTTGTTCCACTTTCTTTTCAGACTCTGAGCCCTGTACTGAATGCAGCAATCAGCTCACTGAAGTTGCATGCTTAGAAGATACTCTAAG GGAGTTTAAGCTCAGGCAACGACAATGTCATGAGAAATTAGCCATGGGTAAAAGCATAGCAATTCTTCCTGGTATCAGATACTACTTGTTACCATCTTCTTGGTTGTCTAAATGGAAAAGCTACTCTAATGCAAGTGGCAAAAGTGTTTCTTGTGCTGAACCTGAAACTTTGGATGCCGTCATTGATTTTCTGATGTGTGAAAAG CATTCaagacttcttgaaaggcctcctgATCTGGCTTGCAAACGTGGAAGTATTCTCCAGAAATCACCTGCA ACAGATACATTGACAATTATCACCGACAATGATTGGAAGTTATTTTGCGAAGACTGGGGTTGTACCGAGGCAAAAGGAATTACAGCTGAAATTGATTGCTTGGGGAACAATTTCCTTGGATCTAGTGAAGATATGACAATTTCTGAGGAGCATATGAATTTGAATGACGAATCAAATGTTGGGGTTGAGTCTAGAAGACTCATTATTAAGATTTCACCAGAG TTTCATACTTTCCAGGTTTGTGAGGAGTGCATTGCTGAAAGGGAGAGCTGTGAATTAATGAGAAAACTTAACTATACCAATGAGGATATATGTGTCTGCTTCATTCGTGACAAGGAACCTCCAAAATCAGTTCTAGAAGCATCAGTGAACAGCCTCGAACCAAATCGACGGGCTTCAAAGCGTTCCAGAAAGACAGCATTTGGAAACTCAGTAAACTTGAATGTCTCTGGGTCCACATCTGTCTACAAGCTGAAGATGTTGATATGGGAAGCTTTTGGG ATAGTCAAGGAAAATCAGGTACTTCACAAAGGTTCTGTGGTAATTGATGGTGAATCTGCTTGTCTTGCTGACCTGAATATATTCCCTGGAGATGTACTATGGGTGACAGATTCTGAAATTCATGAGCATCGTGATATTGCAG ATGAGCTTTCTGGCCAGAAAGTGGAGGCAAAAAACACTGAAGAAGGTTTTCGTGGAACACTTCTGTCCTCAAGTATCTCATCCCAGTTTGTCTCTGAAGCATCTGCATGCCTAAATTAA
- the LOC107863608 gene encoding ubiquitin carboxyl-terminal hydrolase 26 isoform X2, with amino-acid sequence MMGNNRPNTRSKGKRNRTNDYAEIAAEIYRNVLSTSQVTEDDINQLYMIWKPACQGCRVNTKDNPNCFCGLIPPPNGSRKSGLWQKSSEVVNALGPDPSDDHRASPETPAGLTNLGATCYANSILQCLYMNKSFREGVFSIEPDVLKQQPVLDQLARLFAKLHLYKMAFVDSAPFIQTLELDNGVQQDSHEFLTLLFSLLERCLSRSRVLKARTIVQDLFRGGVSHVTMCSKCGNESEASSKIEDFYELELNVKGLKNLDESLDDYLSLEELQGDNQYYCDSCATRVDATRSIKLRSLPAVLNFQLKRCIFLPNTTTRKKITSAFCFPEELNMTKRISEHFQSELIYDLSAILIHKGSAANSGHYVAHIKNENTQQWWEFDDEHVSNLGCQPFGKGPSHSAVNPSQTEQLDHSSSDVIIENGNGPDTGERQASNTDVTEVKTFSSCDAYMLMYVLRRPKNGDKMSIGSIDDKAEKEACTSLEFDGHLPSHLYEEVEKLNDSYVDSCEQYKVKKESELNCITERRQEVRSILSKTAVQSPEESYFWISMDWLRQWADNIMPSIIDNTSLQCTHGKVPISKIGSMKRLSCEAWTMLFSKYGGGPTLAMDANCIDCLFEVAQTMARADNYRDRRTLMKELAEAALAGDCPDEKLFYISKPWLQQWLRRKNVDSPCEADSGPTASIRCPHGQLMPEKASGARRVLIPENLWNFIREIAMAVKPDDSVGCSTFFSDSEPCTECSNQLTEVACLEDTLREFKLRQRQCHEKLAMGKSIAILPGIRYYLLPSSWLSKWKSYSNASGKSVSCAEPETLDAVIDFLMCEKHSRLLERPPDLACKRGSILQKSPATDTLTIITDNDWKLFCEDWGCTEAKGITAEIDCLGNNFLGSSEDMTISEEHMNLNDESNVGVESRRLIIKISPEVCEECIAERESCELMRKLNYTNEDICVCFIRDKEPPKSVLEASVNSLEPNRRASKRSRKTAFGNSVNLNVSGSTSVYKLKMLIWEAFGIVKENQVLHKGSVVIDGESACLADLNIFPGDVLWVTDSEIHEHRDIADELSGQKVEAKNTEEGFRGTLLSSSISSQFVSEASACLN; translated from the exons GAATGTTCTATCTACCAGCCAGGTGACAGAAGATGATATTAATCAGCTGTACATGATATGGAAGCCTGCTTGCCAAGGATGTCGTGTCAACACCAAAGATAATCCCAATTGCTTTTGTGGATTAATTCCACCACCAAATGGTAGTCGCAAATCTGGGCTATGGCAGAAGTCATCCGAAGTGGTCAATGCTCTTGGTCCTGATCCTTCAGATGATCATCGTGCATCCCCGGAGACACCTGCTGGGTTGACAAATCTGGGTGCGACATGCTATGCTAACAGTATTCTGCAATGCCTGTATATGAATAAGTCATTCAGGGAGGGTGTGTTCTCTATTGAACCAGATGTTTTGAAACAACAACCAGTGTTAGACCAACTAGCACGACTGTTTGCAAAGTTACATTTGTACAAAATGGCTTTTGTTGATTCTGCTCCATTTATCCAAACTCTGGAGCTAGATAATGGCGTTCAGCAGGACAGTCATGAGTTTCTGACCTTGCTCTTCTCTCTGCTTGAGCGATGTTTGAGTAGGTCTAGAGTGTTGAAGGCCAGAACAATTGTCCAAGATCTTTTCCGTGGAGGTGTGTCACATGTGACTAT GTGTTCAAAATGTGGAAATGAATCTGAAGCTTCATCAAAAATTGAAGACTTCTATGAGCTGGAGTTGAATGTCAAGGGTTTGAAGAATTTAGATGAAAGTCTGGACGACTATCTTAGCTTAGAGGAGCTTCAAGGAGATAATCAATATTATTGTGATTCATGTGCTACCCGAGTTGATGCTACTCGTAGCATTAAATTGCGCTCTCTGCCTGCAGTCCTAAATTTCCAGCTTAAGCGTTGCATTTTCCTTCCAAAT ACTACTACGAGGAAGAAAATCACATCTGCATTTTGTTTTCCTGAAGAGCTGAATATGACAAAAAGGATATCTGAGCATTTCCAATCAGAACTAATATATGACTTATCAGCTATACTGATCCACAAAGGCTCTGCTGCAAATAGTGGCCATTATGTAGCTCATATTAAAAATGAGAATACACAGCAGTGGTGGGAGTTTGATGACGAACATGTTTCAAATTTAGGCTGTCAGCCATTTGGTAAAGGTCCTTCGCATTCTGCTGTCAATCCTTCTCAAACTGAGCAACTTGACCACTCTTCTTCTGATGTAATTATTGAGAATGGGAATGGGCCTGATACTGGGGAACGGCAAGCCTCAAATACTGATGTCACTGAAGTTAAGACCTTCTCGTCTTGTGATGCTTATATGCTGATGTACGTCCTTAGACGCCCAAAGAATGGTGATAAAATGTCAATTGGCTCTATTGATGATAAAGCGGAAAAAGAGGCTTGTACATCTTTGGAATTTGATGGTCATCTTCCATCCCACCTCTATGAGGAGGTAGAAAAACTGAATGACTCATATGTTGACTCATGTGAGCAATACAAAGTGAAGAAGGAGTCTGAGCTGAACTGCATCACGGAACGGAGACAGGAGGTACGTTCAATCCTTTCTAAAACTGCAGTCCAATCACCAGAGGAATCTTACTTTTGGATATCTATGGACTGGTTGCGTCAATGGGCAGACAACATCATGCCATC AATCATTGATAACACTTCCCTACAATGCACACATGGGAAAGTACCAATTTCAAAGATTGGCTCTATGAAGCGTCTGTCTTGTGAAGCATGGACCATGTTATTCTCTAAG TATGGTGGAGGACCAACACTCGCAATGGATGCTAACTGCATTGATTGCCTCTTTGAAGTGGCTCAGACAATGGCGCGTGCAGATAACTACCGAGATCGAAGAACCTTAATGAAAGAACTTGCAGAAGCAGCCCTTGCGGGTGATTGTCCAGATGAGAAGCTGTTCTACATATCAAAGCCATG GTTACAGCAGTGGCTCCGAAGGAAAAATGTAGATTCTCCTTGTGAAGCTGATTCTGGACCAACAGCTTCAATAAGGTGTCCTCATGGGCAGCTGATGCCAGAAAAAGCTTCTGGTGCTAGACGTGTGCTGATACCCGAGAATCTTTGGAATTTTATTCGTGAGATAGCTATGGCAGTAAAACCAGATGATTCTGTGGGTTGTTCCACTTTCTTTTCAGACTCTGAGCCCTGTACTGAATGCAGCAATCAGCTCACTGAAGTTGCATGCTTAGAAGATACTCTAAG GGAGTTTAAGCTCAGGCAACGACAATGTCATGAGAAATTAGCCATGGGTAAAAGCATAGCAATTCTTCCTGGTATCAGATACTACTTGTTACCATCTTCTTGGTTGTCTAAATGGAAAAGCTACTCTAATGCAAGTGGCAAAAGTGTTTCTTGTGCTGAACCTGAAACTTTGGATGCCGTCATTGATTTTCTGATGTGTGAAAAG CATTCaagacttcttgaaaggcctcctgATCTGGCTTGCAAACGTGGAAGTATTCTCCAGAAATCACCTGCA ACAGATACATTGACAATTATCACCGACAATGATTGGAAGTTATTTTGCGAAGACTGGGGTTGTACCGAGGCAAAAGGAATTACAGCTGAAATTGATTGCTTGGGGAACAATTTCCTTGGATCTAGTGAAGATATGACAATTTCTGAGGAGCATATGAATTTGAATGACGAATCAAATGTTGGGGTTGAGTCTAGAAGACTCATTATTAAGATTTCACCAGAG GTTTGTGAGGAGTGCATTGCTGAAAGGGAGAGCTGTGAATTAATGAGAAAACTTAACTATACCAATGAGGATATATGTGTCTGCTTCATTCGTGACAAGGAACCTCCAAAATCAGTTCTAGAAGCATCAGTGAACAGCCTCGAACCAAATCGACGGGCTTCAAAGCGTTCCAGAAAGACAGCATTTGGAAACTCAGTAAACTTGAATGTCTCTGGGTCCACATCTGTCTACAAGCTGAAGATGTTGATATGGGAAGCTTTTGGG ATAGTCAAGGAAAATCAGGTACTTCACAAAGGTTCTGTGGTAATTGATGGTGAATCTGCTTGTCTTGCTGACCTGAATATATTCCCTGGAGATGTACTATGGGTGACAGATTCTGAAATTCATGAGCATCGTGATATTGCAG ATGAGCTTTCTGGCCAGAAAGTGGAGGCAAAAAACACTGAAGAAGGTTTTCGTGGAACACTTCTGTCCTCAAGTATCTCATCCCAGTTTGTCTCTGAAGCATCTGCATGCCTAAATTAA